The proteins below come from a single Rosa rugosa chromosome 2, drRosRugo1.1, whole genome shotgun sequence genomic window:
- the LOC133730638 gene encoding uncharacterized protein LOC133730638, with protein sequence MRKTVFWPMIDPFYRGKITKQQLIKNEVDLETIMNCFDTSKKKFVFGEMEMSITEDDVKEIFDLPTEGEELKFNKKLEKKDEKVTRLLKTVNQDYALKVEVQRALTEELAKEKEKNKKDGAGKIQHKFEGQKKEEEERVYNEEAKEKEEEETSNSGDNGKGNKKLKNKKLI encoded by the exons ATGAGGAAGACAGTCTTCTGGCCAATGATAGATCCATTCTATCGTGGAAAGATCACAAAACAACAGTTGATAAAGAATGAGGTGGATCTGGAAACCATTATGAATTGTTTTGACACAAGCAAGAAGAAGTTCGTATTTGGAGAAATGGAAATGAGTATTACAGAAGATGATGTGAAGGAAATATTTGATCTCCCTACTGAGGGAGAAGAACTAAAATTCAACAAGAAGCTGgaaaaaaaagatgagaagGTCACTCGACTCTTGAAAACTGTGAACCAGGATTATGCGCTTAAAGTAGAAGTACAAAGAGCATTGACAGAAGAGCTGGCcaaggagaaagagaaaaataaaaaagatggaGCTGGAAAg ATTCAACATAAGTTCGAAGggcaaaagaaagaagaggaagaaagagtaTATAATGAGGaagcaaaagagaaagaagaggaagaaacaaGCAATAGTGGAGACAATGGAAAAGGAAACAAGAAGCTTAAAAACAAGAAATTGATATAG
- the LOC133734635 gene encoding protein WUSCHEL-like — protein sequence MEPRTLQLMELQTQQQIEDGGNNQAAGSSANTDFWRSRARWVPTPDQIRILRDLYYDKGVKTPTTEQIHEICLQLQQYGQVEGKNIYFWFQNVRAREKQMKRCNQAAQVPMGTSSPGTGGSIDLNFGSTGSTGAGGSIDINFGPAGGSIDINFGSTSSTDDGRSINLNFGSTDSTGGQTSLQQRGGDHQEVETLPLFPVHGEDVFGNPKTTSEEGSAFGYYSGGSGGYNSGSNVSLELSLNPSGAAD from the exons atggaaccacgaactctgcaactaatggagctacaaacccagcaacaaatcgaggatggaggaaacaaccaagcagccgggagtagtgccaacacagatttctggcgaagccgtgccaggtgggttcctactccagatcaaataaggatcctcagggatctttactacgacaagggagttaagaccccaactacagagcagattcacgagatctgtctccagctgcaacagtatggacaggttgagggcaagaacatttatttttggttccagaatgtcagggctcgagagaagcagatgaagaggtgcaatcaggctgctcaagtgcccatgggaactagttctcctggtactggtggatccattgatctcaattttgggtccactggttctactggtgctggtggatccatcgacatcaattttgggccagctggtggatccattgacatcaattttgggtccactagttctactgatgatggtagatccattaatctcaattttggttccaccgattctactg gaggacaaacatccctgcaacaacgaggaggagatcaccaggaggttgaaactcttcctctgttccccgtgcacggcgaggacgtctttggtaacccgaagactacttctgaggaaggtagcgcatttggttactattctggtggctcaggcggttacaacagtggctctaacgtttctcttgagctcagcctcaatccatccggagctgctgactag